The genomic region CCCCCTTCGCGAGGCCGACGGCACGACCGCCCGCCCCCGCACCCACCAGGCCCGCGGCCGCGGAGTACGTCCCCACGACGAGCAGCACCACGAAGGTCAGACACAGCCCGATCCCGATCCCGCCGGCCATCCAGAATCTACGCACCCGTCAACCCTCCCCCATCCACGTCACTTCAACGTGTGATTCGGCCGTGTCGCAGTCGTACTACCCCACTCAGAAGCCCGAACAGGCGATGCCCGCGTACTTCGTGGGGTCATCCTCGACGCGGCAGAAGACCGCAGTCCAGTCCGCACGACCGGCGGCCGGGGGCACGGCGGCCCGGCTACGCGCCCGGGCCGGCCGCTACCTGGGGGCGACGAAAAGGCTCTGCGCGCTGCGCCCGATGGGGCCCTTCTCGTCGTGGAGCCGGGCGTCGACGAGACCGATGCCGGCCGCGTCCACACTCGTACGGGACTCCACGCAGGCCCATTCGCCGACCGGATGGCGGTGCAGGTGGACCGTCAGGTCGCCGTTGACGAACACGAACCGGCTGAAGTCCATCACCGAGCTGATGCCGTTGCCGGAGTCGGCGGCGACCAGCACCCGGTCCAGCGGACGGATCTCCTCCCCGGCGACGAGCGGCACCCTCATCCGCATCCAGCAGGTGCCGGGGCCCAGCTCCATGAAGGCGCCCTCGGTGAAGCGGGCTTCCATGGCGGTGTGGTAGCCGGTGTCCCACGGCACCGGGAAGAAGGACGTGACGACGGCCTCGCCGGGCGTCGGCAGCTGCGGCCCCGGCACGACGGCCGGCACCGCCTCCTCGGCCACCCGGATCCGCAGGGCGCGCGCCAGCATCACCGGGGCGTCCGCGCCCGCCGGGGTGAGGGCGGCCTCCACGACCTCCGTACCGCGCCCGGCCCGCAGCACGCTGGTGGTGACCTCCAGCCCGCCGATCGGCACCGGGCGCAGGATCTCGTACGTGATCCGGGCGATCCGCATGTCCGCGCGCGCACCCGGCCGCTCCTCGACGGCCCGGCCGAGCAGGGCCGCCGGCGGACCGGCGTGCTGCGAGCCCGGGTCCCACGGCCCGCGCGTGTACTCGGTGGCGGTGTACCGCCCGGTGTCCACCCGTTCGAAGAACCCCTCGACAGCACCCATACCCCGCACGCTACCGACAGGTAACCACGGATACCAGCCCCGCGGCGGCCGGGCGTCGACCCCTCGGCGACCGCTCGGCGACCGCCCGCCGCCCGCTCAGCGCGCGAATCCCAGCCCCACCCCCAGCCCCACCAGCACCGTGCCGATGGCCCGGTTCAGCGCCTTCTGCGCCTTCAGCATCCGGTCCCGCAGCCGGGAGTTCGAGAAGAACAGCGCGACCGCCCCGAACCAGCCCAAGTGCGCCGCCGACATGAACAGCCCATAGCCCGCCTGCTGCCACACCGGCGTGTCCGGGCCGACCACCTGCGTGAAGGTCGACACCACGAACAGCGTCGTCTTGGGGTTCAGCACATTGGTCAAGAACCCCGACCGCATCGCCCCCAGCGGCGTCAGCCCCGGCCCGGACTCCAGATCCACGGCCACCTCGGTCCGCGCCCGGAAGGTGCGGATCCCGATCCACACCAGGTAGGCCGCACCCGCCAGCTTGATCACGGTGAACAGCGCGGTGGAGGAGGCGATCAGCAGGCCGACCCCGAGCATCGTGTACGAGACGTGGACCAGGACCCCGGCCGCGACCCCGGCGGCGGCGAACAGCCCGGTGGGCCGCCCGTAGAGGTAACTGTTGCGGACCACCATGGCGAAATCGGCGCCGGGACTGATCACGGCGAGAAGGGTGATGACGGCGACTGCGATCACTTCTGTCATACCGGCATGCTCACCGGGCCGGGCTTCCCGATCAACACCGTTCGCCATGCGGATACTTGAGAGATGACCTTCCCCTACCTGCTCTCCCTGTACCCCTACCGGCCCGCCGAGGACGCCCCGCTGCTGCGCGCGTGGGTGACCACCCCCGCCGAGCTGATGACCTGGGCGGGCCCCTCCTTCACCTGGCCCCTGGACGACGCGCAGCTCGCCGCCTACGCCGCCGAGCCCGGCCGCCGCATCTGGACCGCCGTGACCCCCGACAAGTACCGCGTCGGCCACGTCTCGGTGGCCGGCACCCGCCTCGGCCGCGTACTGATCGCCCCCGACACCCGCGACATGGGCTACGGCCGGGCCCTCGTCACCCAGGCCGTCGAACTCTGCTTCGGCGAGCTGGGCCTGCCGGAACTCAGCCTCGGCGTCTGGGCCCACAACACCGCGGCGATCCGCATCTACGAGCGGCTCGGATTCCGTACCGAGGAGATCATCAAGGACGTCGAGGAGGTCGACGGGGTCCGCTGGACCGCTGTCCAGATGCGGCTCACCGCCCCCGAGCGGTGACAATGGACGACGTGTCCAGTACCCCCGCCGCCCTGCCCGCCCTGCCCGTCCTGCAAGCCGACTGCGCGAACTGCTTCGCACTGTGCTGCGTCGCCCTGCCGTTCGCCAAGTCCAGCGACTTCGCCGTGAACAAGCCCGCCGGAACCCCCTGCAAGAACCTCCGGGAGGACTTCCGCTGCGGCATCCACACCCGGCTGCGCGACTCGGGCTTCCAGGGCTGCACCGTCTTCGACTGCTTCGGCGCGGGCCAGCAGGTCTCCCAGGTCACCTTCGGCGGACGCGACTGGCGCTCCGACCCCGGCACGGCCCGCCGGATGTTCGACGTCTTCCCCGTGATGCGGCAGCTGCACGAGCTCCTCTTCTACCTCGCCGAGGCCCTGACCCTCCCCGACGCCGCCCCGGTCCACGCGCAGCTGCGCGACGCGCTCGCGGAGACCGAAGCGTGGACGCGCGCCGAAGCCGGGTCCCTCGCCGACCTCGACGTGGGCGCGCTGCGCCAGAAGATCAACACCTTGCTGCTCAAGACCAGCGAGCTCGTACGGGCCAAGGTGCCGGGCCGCAAGAAGAACCACCGCGGCGCCGACCTGATGGGCGCCCGCCTCTCCGGCGCGGACCTGCGCGGCGCGAACCTCCGCGGCGCCTACCTGATCGCCGCCGACCTCAGCCGCGCCGACCTCCGCACGGCCGACCTGATCGGCGCGGACTTCCGCGACGCCGACCTGCGCGGCGCGGACCTCCGCGGCGCTGTCTTCCTCACCCAGCCCCAGCTCAACGCGGCCCAGGGCGACCCCACCACCCGCATCCCCTCCTCCCTCACCCGCCCCTCCCACTGGACCTGATCCCGGCCCGGGCCGGGCCGGGCCGGGCCGGGCCGGGCCGGGACCAGCCCTCACACCCGCGCCAGGAACCCCCGCACAGCGGCGTAGAAACCCTCCGGGTCCCCGGCCCGCACCCCGTGCCCGGCCGGCAGCTCGGCCAACCGCACCCCGGCCCTCCGCAAGGTCATCTCCCGCGCGTGCTCGGCGGACAGCACCCCGCTCCGGTCCCCCCGCACCAGCAGCGTCGGCTTCCGCACCGCCAGCCAGTCCTCCCAGTGGTCCCCGTTCAGCGCCCGCTGCGACTCCACCACGTCCTCGACGTCGCTCGCGGTCCCCCACCCGTCCGGGTACTCCCGAAGGACACCCGCCAGGTGCGGCGCCGCGCTCCCCAGCCCCGCCAGGAACCCCGCCCGGGTCGCGGCCCGCCTCGGCCAATCCCGCGCGTACGACAGGTCGCCCTCGACCACCGCCCCGATGTCCTCGACCACCACCGCCCGCACCAGATCCGGCCGCCGCGCCGCCAGCTGGTACGCGTTGACCCCGCCCAGCGAGTGCCCCACGACCACCGCGGGCCCCAGCCCCAGGTGCTCCAGGACGGCCGCCGCGTCCGCCACGTACCCCTCCCGGGTGTACTCCGCGGCCCGGTCCGACGCCCCGTGCCCCCGCTGGTCGAGGCCGATCACCCGCCACGCCGGCCCCACCTCCCGGGCCAGCTCCTCGAAGCTCCTGCCGTCCTGGAAGTGCCCGTGCAGCGCGAGCAGCGGCGCCCCCGGCCCGCCGAAGTCCGTGTACACCAGCCGCCGCCCGTCCGCCGTCCGCATCACACCCGGCAGCGGCCCCAGCTTGTCGATGACCCGCCTGCGCAGCAGCTGGTACTCCTCCCAGCGCCTCGGCAGCCGCCCCGGCGGCCGCTGCACGACCCGCCCCGGCGTCACGGTCTCGCCCCGCCGGAACTGCTCCCGGGTCAGGTCGATCCGTATCCCCCCGGGCAGCTGGTTCCACCAGTGGTACCCCTCCTGCCGGCCGCCGTGGAACACCTCGCCCAGCACCAGCTCCCCGCCCACGATGTCCTGCACGACCACGGCAGTGATGTCGCACTGCCCCCAGGCCGGATTCTCGGCCGACCAGGGGATCCGCGACGTGTCGGCCGGCTCGGAGGTCTCGGCCGACCAGCCCGCCCGGATGGCCGCCTCTACATCGGCAAGGGTCCACGGAGTCGTCGTCATGCTCCCCAGCCTGCCGGACCCCACTGACAACGCCCGTGACAACGCCCCCACTGACGAGGGACGCCACCCCCCGTACGCCGAGACGACAATCATTGCCCGGGGTCACCCCCCGTGATACACAGAGTGACCATGCGTTCTTTCGCATACTCACCGCCCCTGCCCAGGTCAGAGCGCAGGGGCGGGGCGCGGACCGGAGGATCGGGTAAAGAGAGCCGTCAAGTCGACGACGGCGGCGGTTTCATCAGCGAAGATAGTGCGTGACCCCTGCCGTCGGGCACGGGCTTTCGGAACTACCCATACAGGGGCGGTGAGTTACATGATCCTGGCAGCCGAAAAGGGCGACATCACCACCATCATCGGCGGAATCGCCCCGAACTGGGGGCCGTTCGGCAGTCTCGGCAACGAAGCGAAGGTCATGATCGAGGTGGTCATGGCCGTGGCGATCCTCCTCTGCCTCGGCATCGCCATCTGGGGCGCGGCCAAGCAGCGCATCGGCGCGACCGCCCTGCGCGACACGTTCAGCGCGGAACAGGGCAAGGGCCTGATCGTGGCCGGCCTCACGGGCGTCTTCATCATCGGCTCCCTGGGCACCCTCTTCACCATCGTCTACGGAATGGCCGTCTAGCGGGCCACCGCGGCCGTACTTGATGAGGAATCACCACACCGCGCCTACGCGGGAACGAGGGGGCCGAAACGGAATGAGCAACGACGACCAGTACGGCGGTACGGGCCAGACCCGTACCCGCCTCCCGGACTCCCCCGCCGACCCGTACGGCCCCACCCGCCGCACGCCCCGCACCTCCCGCAGCCTGATCACGGTGGTCGGCGTGGTGGTCCTCCTGATCGCCGCAATCGCGTTCGCGAACCAGGGCCCGGACACCCCGCAATCCCCCACGGCGGACAAGCCCCCGACCACCACTTCCACGTCCCCGACGGGCACGGACCCTGTCACGGGCAAGACCTCGGGCATCCCCAAGGGCTTCGCCCACGACGAACAGGGAGCCCAGTCGGCGGCCGCCAACTACGCGGTGGCACTCAGTTCTGACGGCATGTTCGACGCCGCCCGCAGGCGGGCGATCGTCCAGGCCGTGTACCTGCCCGACGTGGCCGCAGCGCGTCAGAGCGACCTCGACAAGGTGTACGCGGACCAGGGGTTCCTGGCCCGCATCGGTCTCGAAGCCGGCGGCAAGGCCCCCAAGGGCCTGACCTTCATCTCCCGCGTCAACCCGGTTGGTACGAAGGTCGAGAAGTTCAGCGGCGACACCGCGACCGTTTCCGTCTGGTACTCGGCGCTGTTCGGCCTCGCGGGCGAGGGCTCGAAGAACCCGGTCTCCGAAAGCTGGTACACGAACACGTTCGAGCTCCGGTGGGTGGGCGACGACTGGCGGGTCTCCGACTTCACGCAGAAGGACGGCCCCGCTCCGGTGGGCCGTGACCAGTCCGCTGCCTCGGCGGAAGAGATGGCCGCCGCGGTGTCACAGTTCGGGGGACTCACCTATGCGCGCTGACCGCCGCAGCTTGTCTCTCACGGCCGTCGTGGCCGTGGTGCAGGTCACCGCCGTGCTCCTCGCGACCCGAGCAGTCGCGGCGCCCACTCCCAGCCCCACCCCGACTCCTGGTCCGCAGGCGAGCAACAACCCCTGCGACCTGATCCGCGGCCCCGCCAAGGACTACTGCGAGCGCGGCTCCAGCGGCCAGGCCCCGGCAACCGGCCTCGCCCCCAGCGACCCCTCCGACGCCCTCAACCCCCTCGCCTCCCTCGCCAAGGGCTGCGCCGACGCCGCGGCCTGGATCGTCGGCAAGCTCAGCGAAGCGGTCAAGGGCAGCGCCAACGTCGACTTCACCAACCCCGCCTTCCTCAAGCAGTACGCCGTCGTCTTCGCCGCCTCCACCATCCTCACGCTCGTCCTCTGGCTCTTCGCCGTCGCCAAGCGAGCCGTCCGCGGCGTCCCCCTCACCACCGCCCTCTCCGAAGCCGTCGGCTTCCTCTGGCTCACCGTCCTCGCCTCCGCCTTCACCCCCCTGATCCTCTACACCGTCGTCTCCGCCACCGACGGCGTCACCGAGGTCATCGCCGCCGCCAGCGGAGGCCAGACCGACGTCTTCTTCGGCTCCTTCTCCGAGGCCCTGAAGAAGGGCAACGACATCGGCGGCGGCCCGATCATGCTGATCGTCGTCGCCCTCGTCACCGTCCTCGCCGCGGGCGTCCTGTTCCTGGAGCTGTTCATCCGGGCCGCCCTCCTCTACGTCGGCGCCCTCCTCGGCGTCGTCGTCTACGCGGGCCTCGTCGACCGGAACCTATGGGGCCACGTCCGCCGCTGGGCCGGCATCATGATCGCCGTCATCCTCGTGAAGCCGGTCATCGTCATCGTCCTCGGCCTCGCCGGAGCCCTCGCCGGCGAAAAGGGCCAGGGCGCCTTCTCCGCCGTCGTCACCGGCCTCGCCATCATCCTCCTGGCGATCTTCGCCTCCGCGATGATCTACCGCTTCGTCCCCGGCTTCGGCGACGAGATCGCCTCCGCCCGCTCCAACCGCAGCAAGGCCACCGACGGCGCCCAGGCCGCCGCCGTCATCAGCTCTCCGGCCTCCCTCGTCTCGCAGGGCATCAAGACCCACAGCAGCCGCGGCGCCCACCGCGGCGGCGACGGCGGCGCTGGCAGCGCGCCCCGCCCCGCCAACCCCATCTCCGGAGGCGTGGCCGCCCACAGCAGCCGCCCCACCTCCGGCGGCGGATCCGGCGGCGGATCTGTCCCGTCCGCCGCGCCCCCGCCCCGCACGAGTTCGAGCACGAGGAACACAGGAGGTGACGGGCGTTGACGACCCAGTCCCATCAGCTGCACCCGGTCGCGCCCCGCCGCACGTATCTCATCGGCCGGGCCCGGCCGAACGCGATCGTCGGCAAGAACCGCGAGACCGGCGAGATCGCCCTGATCATCACGGGGGCCTTCTTCGGCATGATGAGCGGACTGCTCGTCCCCGACCTCACCCTGCGCATCGTCAGCCTCGCCGGCTTCCCCATGCTCGCGCTCGCCGCCGTGTACGTCCCGTACAAGGGCCGCACCTTCTACCGCTGGTTCGAGATCAGCCGCAGCTACAAGCGCACCCTGCGCCGCGGTACGACCTACCGCTCCGGCGCCATGGAAGCCGGCGTACGCGGCTCCGACGGCCGCGAGGTCGAGGTCGGACCGCCCCCGGGCATCGGCCGCATCAGCTGGCTCGCCGCCCCCTTCGGCCCCGACGAGATCGCCGTCCTCCTCCACGCCGACCGCAGAACGGTCACCGCGGCCATCGAGATCGAGGGCCCCGGCGTCGGCCTGCGCGACAGCGAGGACCAAGAAGCCCTCGTCGACCGCTTCGGCACCCTCCTCAAGCACGTGGCCAACGGCGACGGCTTCGTCACCCGCCTCCAGATGCTCGCCCGCACGCTGCCCGCCGACCCCGACGCCCACGCCAAGGACGTCGCCCAGCGCGGCGACACCCAGGCCCCCGGCTGGCTGCGCGACTCCTACGACCAGCTCCAGTCGATGGTGTCGACCTCCTCCGAGCAGCACCGCGCCTACCTCGTCGCCTGCATGCACTACACCCGCGACCTCGCCGCCGAGGCCCACACCATCGCCCGCGCCGGCACCCCCCACAAGGGCCGCAAGCTCGACCGCGACGCCGGCCTCGCCATCGTCATGGCCCGCGAGCTCACCGACATCTGCGCCCGCCTCGCCGAGGCCGACATCCGCGTCCGCCAGCCGCTGGGCCAGGGCCGCCTCTCCTCCCTCGTGCACTCCATGTACGACCCGGACCACCCCATCGACCACATCCAGGCCATGACCAAGCGCAACGCCTGGCCGGCCGAACTCGACGCGGTCGAACCCACCTACCTCCAGGCCAAGACCCGCGAGTCCTCCACCCGCGCCCCCTGGTGCCACGCCACCGCCTGGGTGAAGGAATGGCCGATGACCCCCGTCGGCGTCAACTTCCTCGCCCCCCTCCTCGTCCACACCCCGGACGTCATCCGCACCGTCGCCGTCACCATGGACCTGGAGCCCACCGAGGTGGCCATCGAGCGCATGCTCACGGAGAAGACCAACGACGAGGCCGACGCCTCCCGCGCCGCCAAGATGAACCGGACCGTCGACCCCCGCGACATCGCCGCCCACGGCCGACTCGACCAAAGAGGTGAAGATCTCGCGAGCGGTGCAGCGGGAGTCAACCTCGTCGGGTACATCACGGTGTCCTCCCGATCCCCGGAAGCCCTCGCCCGCGACAAGCGGACCATCCGCGCCTCGGCCGGCAAGTCCTACCTGAAGCTGGAGTGGTGCGACCGCGAGCACCACCGCGCCTTCGTCAACACCCTGCCGTTCGCCACCGGCATCCGACGCTAGCTGGAGGGAAGTGCCGCCCATGCGAGATCCCATGTCCGCGCTGACGGACGCCTTCACCAGCTTCCTCTTCGGCAAAGTCGAAACCACGCGCCTGCCCGTACGCACCTCCACCGGGCAGGCGCAGGCCGTCTACCTGCCCACCGCCGCCCCCGGCCTCGGCGACTCCGGCGTCATCATCGGCCGCGAGGTCTACAGCGGCAAGGGCTACATCTACGACCCCTTCCAGCTGTACGGCCAGCAGCTCCCGGCACCCCACTGGCTCGTCCTCGGCGAATCCGGCAACGGCAAGTCCGCCCTGGAGAAGACCTACGTACTGCGCCAGCTCCGCTTCAAGGACCGCCAGGTCGTCGTCCTCGACGCCCAGGGCGAGGACGGCGTGGGCGAATGGAACCTCATCGCCCAGCAGCTGGGAATAACCCCCATCCGCCTGGACCCCATCGCCGCCAACGACGCCGGGATCCGCCTCAACCCCCTCGACCCGGCGATCACGACGACCGGACAGCTCGCGCTGCTCCGCACCATCATCGAAGTCGCCATGGGCCACGGCCTCGACGAGCGCGCCGGCTTCGCGCTCAAGGTCGCGCACGCCTACGTCGTCGACACGATCCGCGACCGCCAGCCGGTCCTCACCGACATCGTCGACCAACTGCGCCACCCCGAAGCCGAATCCGCCGAAGCCATGAACGTCGACATAGACGATGTCCGGGCCTGGGGCCTCGACGTGGCACTCGTCCTCGACCGCCTCGTCGACGGCGACCTGCGCGGCATGTTCGACGGCCCCACGACCGTCGGCATCGACCTCGACGCCCCGCTGATCGTCTTCGACCTCTCCCACATCGACCGCAACTCCATCGCGATGCCGATCCTCATGGCGATCGTCGGCGTCTGGCTGGAGCACACCTGGATCCGGCCCGACCGCAAGAAGCGCATCTTCCTCGTCGAAGAGGCCTGGCACATCATCAACAGCCCCTTCGTCGCCCAGCTGTTCCAGCGCCTCCTGAAGTTCGGCCGCCGCCTCGGCCTGTCCTTCGTCGCCGTCGTCCACCACCTCTCGGACGTCGTCGACGGCGCGGCCGCCCGCGAAGCCGCGGCCATCCTCAAGATGGCCTCCACGCGCACCATCTACGCCCAGAAGGCGGACGAAGCGCGCGCGACCGGCCTCGTACTCGGACTCCCCCGCTGGGCGGTCGAGATCATCCCGACCCTCACCCCCGGCATCGCCGTGTGGGACGTCAACGGCAACGTGCAGGTCGTCAAACACCTCATCACCGAGGCCGAACGCCCCCTCGTCTACACGGACCGCGCCATGACCGAGTCCTCCGCCCCCGCCCTGCTCCACGACGACATGCTCGCCGCCGAACTGGAAGCGGAGGAACGGGCCCTGTCCATCGAACGCCGCCGCGGCAACGGCGGCCCGGGTTCCGCGACCACGGTGGCCTGACCATGCACGACGCAAGACGTACGGAGCCCCGCGCGGCCGGCGGCGTACCGGACGGCCTGCTGGTCGGCCTCCTGGCCTTCCTCCTCGGCCTCGCCGTCCTGGTCTGGTCCGCCACCGGCCTCGCCGCCTTCTTCGCCAAGGGGGCCTGGCCGGACACGGTCACCTTCGCCCGTACCCCGGGAGCCGTCCGCGCCCTGATAACGCAACCGCACGACGTCGCGGGCGCCTGGCCGGACACCGACCCGGCGGCCCTGTCCGGCTGGGGCCTGTTCTGGGGCCTGTTCATCAGCCAGCTGCTGGTCTTGTTCGTGCTCATCGTCTTCGCGATCGGCGTGTTCGCCCGCACCAAGTCCCGCCGCGCCCTCGCCAAACAGGCCGCGGCGGACCACGCGGCACCGCCACGACCCCGGCATCCGGACCCCGCGGCCATCCCTGCGCCTCTCGCCGCTCCCCTCGACACGCCTCTCGCGACGCCCCTTCCCGCGCCCCTTCCCGCGCCCGCGAACTCGCCCGCACCCGCGGATCCGCAGTTCGCGGCGTCCCCGGCCGGACCGACGCCACCAGCCCCCGTACGCGCAGCGGGCCGTACGGCTCCCCCGGCGGACGAGGCCTACCGCTACGGTTTCGGCTACGCACCGGCCGCGCCGGCGACCCGGCAGCCCCGCATGGGCTACGGCGGCCCGAACGACAGGTTCCGCGCGGCGGCACGGCGCATCCAGGAGACGGAGGGCGCCTCGCTCATCGTGACCTCCTCCCCCACCCTCTGGGCCGAGACCAAGGACGCCCGGGCCAAACTGGGCCCGGTCCTCCTCTACGACCCGTCGCACCTGTGCGACACCCCGGCCCGC from Streptomyces sp. NBC_00190 harbors:
- a CDS encoding alpha/beta fold hydrolase produces the protein MTTTPWTLADVEAAIRAGWSAETSEPADTSRIPWSAENPAWGQCDITAVVVQDIVGGELVLGEVFHGGRQEGYHWWNQLPGGIRIDLTREQFRRGETVTPGRVVQRPPGRLPRRWEEYQLLRRRVIDKLGPLPGVMRTADGRRLVYTDFGGPGAPLLALHGHFQDGRSFEELAREVGPAWRVIGLDQRGHGASDRAAEYTREGYVADAAAVLEHLGLGPAVVVGHSLGGVNAYQLAARRPDLVRAVVVEDIGAVVEGDLSYARDWPRRAATRAGFLAGLGSAAPHLAGVLREYPDGWGTASDVEDVVESQRALNGDHWEDWLAVRKPTLLVRGDRSGVLSAEHAREMTLRRAGVRLAELPAGHGVRAGDPEGFYAAVRGFLARV
- a CDS encoding GNAT family N-acetyltransferase; its protein translation is MTFPYLLSLYPYRPAEDAPLLRAWVTTPAELMTWAGPSFTWPLDDAQLAAYAAEPGRRIWTAVTPDKYRVGHVSVAGTRLGRVLIAPDTRDMGYGRALVTQAVELCFGELGLPELSLGVWAHNTAAIRIYERLGFRTEEIIKDVEEVDGVRWTAVQMRLTAPER
- a CDS encoding LysE family translocator, giving the protein MTEVIAVAVITLLAVISPGADFAMVVRNSYLYGRPTGLFAAAGVAAGVLVHVSYTMLGVGLLIASSTALFTVIKLAGAAYLVWIGIRTFRARTEVAVDLESGPGLTPLGAMRSGFLTNVLNPKTTLFVVSTFTQVVGPDTPVWQQAGYGLFMSAAHLGWFGAVALFFSNSRLRDRMLKAQKALNRAIGTVLVGLGVGLGFAR
- a CDS encoding type VI secretion protein, which gives rise to MHDARRTEPRAAGGVPDGLLVGLLAFLLGLAVLVWSATGLAAFFAKGAWPDTVTFARTPGAVRALITQPHDVAGAWPDTDPAALSGWGLFWGLFISQLLVLFVLIVFAIGVFARTKSRRALAKQAAADHAAPPRPRHPDPAAIPAPLAAPLDTPLATPLPAPLPAPANSPAPADPQFAASPAGPTPPAPVRAAGRTAPPADEAYRYGFGYAPAAPATRQPRMGYGGPNDRFRAAARRIQETEGASLIVTSSPTLWAETKDARAKLGPVLLYDPSHLCDTPARMHWNPAEGCAERDTAAARATALLAPVRPQARLDAAVADTAETLMRSWLQAAALDDRPFKQLHRWTQGNGAQEPVRILRTHPQAAPGAAGELESALTAHPERREQAQHLTARALSSLTSIHIREACNPNRSDSLALASFLGEGGSLYVVGEPLEDPRTHPGAMPLLTALAAHVVEHGRRMAARSSHGRLDPPLSLILDDVAAVAPVPQLPELLTDETLPLLALCRSREQAHSRWPEADLP
- a CDS encoding SCO6880 family protein — translated: MTTQSHQLHPVAPRRTYLIGRARPNAIVGKNRETGEIALIITGAFFGMMSGLLVPDLTLRIVSLAGFPMLALAAVYVPYKGRTFYRWFEISRSYKRTLRRGTTYRSGAMEAGVRGSDGREVEVGPPPGIGRISWLAAPFGPDEIAVLLHADRRTVTAAIEIEGPGVGLRDSEDQEALVDRFGTLLKHVANGDGFVTRLQMLARTLPADPDAHAKDVAQRGDTQAPGWLRDSYDQLQSMVSTSSEQHRAYLVACMHYTRDLAAEAHTIARAGTPHKGRKLDRDAGLAIVMARELTDICARLAEADIRVRQPLGQGRLSSLVHSMYDPDHPIDHIQAMTKRNAWPAELDAVEPTYLQAKTRESSTRAPWCHATAWVKEWPMTPVGVNFLAPLLVHTPDVIRTVAVTMDLEPTEVAIERMLTEKTNDEADASRAAKMNRTVDPRDIAAHGRLDQRGEDLASGAAGVNLVGYITVSSRSPEALARDKRTIRASAGKSYLKLEWCDREHHRAFVNTLPFATGIRR
- a CDS encoding thioesterase family protein is translated as MGAVEGFFERVDTGRYTATEYTRGPWDPGSQHAGPPAALLGRAVEERPGARADMRIARITYEILRPVPIGGLEVTTSVLRAGRGTEVVEAALTPAGADAPVMLARALRIRVAEEAVPAVVPGPQLPTPGEAVVTSFFPVPWDTGYHTAMEARFTEGAFMELGPGTCWMRMRVPLVAGEEIRPLDRVLVAADSGNGISSVMDFSRFVFVNGDLTVHLHRHPVGEWACVESRTSVDAAGIGLVDARLHDEKGPIGRSAQSLFVAPR
- a CDS encoding ATP-binding protein encodes the protein MRDPMSALTDAFTSFLFGKVETTRLPVRTSTGQAQAVYLPTAAPGLGDSGVIIGREVYSGKGYIYDPFQLYGQQLPAPHWLVLGESGNGKSALEKTYVLRQLRFKDRQVVVLDAQGEDGVGEWNLIAQQLGITPIRLDPIAANDAGIRLNPLDPAITTTGQLALLRTIIEVAMGHGLDERAGFALKVAHAYVVDTIRDRQPVLTDIVDQLRHPEAESAEAMNVDIDDVRAWGLDVALVLDRLVDGDLRGMFDGPTTVGIDLDAPLIVFDLSHIDRNSIAMPILMAIVGVWLEHTWIRPDRKKRIFLVEEAWHIINSPFVAQLFQRLLKFGRRLGLSFVAVVHHLSDVVDGAAAREAAAILKMASTRTIYAQKADEARATGLVLGLPRWAVEIIPTLTPGIAVWDVNGNVQVVKHLITEAERPLVYTDRAMTESSAPALLHDDMLAAELEAEERALSIERRRGNGGPGSATTVA
- a CDS encoding pentapeptide repeat-containing protein — encoded protein: MDDVSSTPAALPALPVLQADCANCFALCCVALPFAKSSDFAVNKPAGTPCKNLREDFRCGIHTRLRDSGFQGCTVFDCFGAGQQVSQVTFGGRDWRSDPGTARRMFDVFPVMRQLHELLFYLAEALTLPDAAPVHAQLRDALAETEAWTRAEAGSLADLDVGALRQKINTLLLKTSELVRAKVPGRKKNHRGADLMGARLSGADLRGANLRGAYLIAADLSRADLRTADLIGADFRDADLRGADLRGAVFLTQPQLNAAQGDPTTRIPSSLTRPSHWT